One window of the Acidobacteriota bacterium genome contains the following:
- a CDS encoding PIN domain-containing protein, producing the protein MSAEKILIDTSVWIDYFQNKPSKISEKVDRILSENEICVPKVVIAELIQGAKSDREVSIIEDFLDAFYIIDQKENTWIKAGKLSYEMRKKGKAVNLTDCAYSDESGH; encoded by the coding sequence ATGAGCGCTGAAAAAATATTAATAGATACTTCTGTATGGATTGATTATTTTCAGAATAAACCATCTAAAATATCAGAGAAAGTAGATAGAATACTATCTGAAAATGAAATATGTGTACCTAAAGTAGTAATTGCTGAGCTGATTCAGGGAGCCAAATCTGATAGAGAAGTATCAATTATTGAAGATTTTTTAGATGCATTTTATATAATCGATCAAAAAGAAAATACATGGATAAAAGCAGGAAAACTTTCTTATGAAATGAGAAAAAAAGGAAAAGCTGTAAATTTAACGGATTGTGCATATTCCGATGAATCTGGCCACTGA
- a CDS encoding type II toxin-antitoxin system VapB family antitoxin, with product MFIIINCENKLIKRRFMRTTVTIEKDIIDELLKETKSKNKSSAVRKAINEYLRKKKIEKIKSMKGKLEFVLTAEEMRHYER from the coding sequence ATTTTTATTATTATAAATTGTGAAAATAAACTAATAAAAAGGAGATTCATGAGAACAACAGTAACAATTGAGAAAGATATAATTGATGAGTTATTAAAAGAAACAAAGTCAAAAAATAAGAGCTCTGCCGTCAGGAAAGCAATTAATGAATATTTGAGAAAGAAAAAAATCGAGAAAATTAAATCCATGAAAGGAAAGTTGGAATTCGTCTTGACCGCAGAAGAGATGAGACATTATGAGCGCTGA